ttttatgtattcaCATTCTCAACAGGGACTTACACAATGGACAAAAACACTGTTCTGACTCATATCCTGAAGCCAAATGGCATGTCAACACTCCTCGGTGGAGAGCTGCCTGTCAGTGTGATAAACAACAATAAGTACATATCCCAGCTGACTCCTGAAGCCCCGCTGACAGATGGAAATGTAGACGACAACTTGTCCTCCCTTGATCATGCCATCCTCGCCGCTCTGTCAGGTGAAATCAGGACTGTGATACTGATGGGTGCAGAAGGCTCGGGTAAAACCACTGCACTGGAGAAGCTAGTTGTGGATTGGGCCAGAGGTGAACACCTTCAAAATTTTTCTTATGTCTTCTATTTCCGGCTGAGGGAGATAATTTCTCTCGAAGGCATGCTGTCATTGGAGACATTAATGCAACACCATCACAGTCATATCTCCTCTGAGTCCATGCCCCGAGTTCTGCAGAAGCCTGAggatgtgttgtttgtttttgatgatcTGGATCAATACAAACTTAACCTGGACCCCTCAGTCCACACCCTCTGCTCTGACCCCAGCCAGGCAGTCTCAGTGTCCTGTCTGATAGCCAGTCTGCTTCACGGATCACTGCTGAAAGGAGCTGCCTTTATGATGGCAACCAGGCCGACTGGATGTCTGACATGCCTGAGTGGCACCCGGGTGGAAGTGTTGGGGTTTCTGAAGCCCCAAAGAGAGGCTTATTTTAACGGGTTCTTTACTGACCCAGTTGCTGCCAATAAAGCCCTGATGCACATGGAAAAGACTCTAGGTTTTTATGATTTCTGTACCTCTCCTAGATTCTGTTGGACAGTTTGCTCTATTTACAAGACTCTGATGAATGCTGGAGCAAAACTTCCTGAAACATTATCTCAGTTGTTTGTGGATATCCTGGTTCACCTGATTCAGCCACTCTCGCTGGACAAGGCCTGCAACAGAGAACTGGTGCTGGCCCTTGGCAGGATGGCTTCTCATTGCTCTCTTGGCCAACATTTGAGCTGCACCAAAGAGGAACTTGATTCCTTTGGTTTGCAACGATTTATTGCATCAGTTGGTGTTTTCTTGCAAGTAGATGGTGACCTGGAGTCAGAcacatgtgttttctctttcacctCCCAGCTGATGCAAGAGTTCATCTTAgctgtgtctttctttttggACAAGTCAACATCTGAGGGAGTGGAGAAGATGTTGGAAGAGCACAAAGGTCATGCGAAATTTCTAGATCTCTTCTTGTCAGGGCTCTCAGAGCCAATTCAGTACAGACCACTGGAGACCCTGCTGGGGGAGTTAAACCCAGACCAGGTCATGAATTTCAAAAGTTGGTTTAAAAGCAgctcagaggaaacactgaagggATTTTTCAAAGACAGGCACCACCGGTGCTTCCATCTGCTTCATCAAGCTCAAAATAAGAGTTTGGTGAAAGAGATCATCACCCCATCAGCACGAATAGGCATCAGCTATGGCGACCTGAGCCTCCAGGACTGTGTAGCTCTGAACTATGTCATCACGTGCCTTGGTGAGATGAAGCTGTTGAATCTGTACAGAACAAGGAATTTGACAGAGGAGCAAGCAGAAGTCCTGGCTCCAGCCATGAGCTTATCACACAAGATACTGTAAGTCATCGTAAAAATTTCATGTGTCGAGGCATCATTTAGTTCAGGTGTTT
The genomic region above belongs to Seriola aureovittata isolate HTS-2021-v1 ecotype China chromosome 9, ASM2101889v1, whole genome shotgun sequence and contains:
- the si:ch73-233m11.2 gene encoding NACHT, LRR and PYD domains-containing protein 12, which gives rise to MDKNTVLTHILKPNGMSTLLGGELPVSVINNNKYISQLTPEAPLTDGNVDDNLSSLDHAILAALSGEIRTVILMGAEGSGKTTALEKLVVDWARGEHLQNFSYVFYFRLREIISLEGMLSLETLMQHHHSHISSESMPRVLQKPEDVLFVFDDLDQYKLNLDPSVHTLCSDPSQAVSVSCLIASLLHGSLLKGAAFMMATRPTGCLTCLSGTRVEVLGFLKPQREAYFNGFFTDPVAANKALMHMEKTLGFYDFCTSPRFCWTVCSIYKTLMNAGAKLPETLSQLFVDILVHLIQPLSLDKACNRELVLALGRMASHCSLGQHLSCTKEELDSFGLQRFIASVGVFLQVDGDLESDTCVFSFTSQLMQEFILAVSFFLDKSTSEGVEKMLEEHKGHAKFLDLFLSGLSEPIQYRPLETLLGELNPDQVMNFKSWFKSSSEETLKGFFKDRHHRCFHLLHQAQNKSLVKEIITPSARIGISYGDLSLQDCVALNYVITCLGEMKLLNLYRTRNLTEEQAEVLAPAMSLSHKILLTDSSLSAGAVPHLASALSSGLTEKLDITHTRLGEEKFKILCAGLRDCKLHNLNLQVCRLTEASCEDLVLVLTSAASQLCLCDISFNEIEDKGLMKLCKALHSPHCRLQQLYLQSCELTAASMEALSAALCSGNSELRELGLARNTIGDSGVEALCKALQHRLCKLQSLKLFDNELTGVCCPHLMESLMSEHCVLSELDLSVNDLGQEGVLLLCQALSQPGCPMEKLWLQRCELTQAVFKELGSLLRSGNSQLKSLFVGVNQVGNQGVKHLCDAVAHPNCLLEELDVEMTALTDSCVEDLCAAVRASKTLKNLELRNNSLTDASVPALIRVMEDSPNMQEMNLQYNDISEEAIDMLSECDKIRY